The window TTAAATCGTGGGCTTTGGTGGGGCGGGGTGGGATTCTCCACCGGGCTTAGAATTTTTTCAAAGATGTTCTAATttagtgttttggattatgttttatgtttgattgattatgttCTAAATTTGtcgatgtttaattatatattttggacaatatGTATTTTACTTTGgaaaatattgattttattattttgtttaaaaaaacttGGTTTATGACTaagtttattacatatttataattataaagactttaatatttgttaatttagaaattataatttttttatatcttcagAAATTATAATACTTTTATAAAGACTatagttgtgaaattatatatattatttaatacttttttttttggtaatttatattatttaatacttaatagtaaaacaaataaaaaaaagagatttaGCGGGCTTGACCCGCCAGTCCGCCAGCCCGTTGTTAAGCAGGGCGGGCCGGCGGGGTGAGATTTTAGGACCGCCTCATTAGGCAGGGCGGGGTGGGCTTctccgcttgccacccctagcaACAACCTAGAAGCACTCGCATCAACATGGGTGCAGAAAAGAAATGTGATGACAATAGCAATCCAAACTCACCTCAACTGGCAGATCCAACTAGCTCTACAGTGACATTATCTTGAACAAAGACAACTCCTTATGTCTATCCTCCAACAAGAAGATACCCAGCCTCAAGGTGTCAACCCAGCTCCTCACTCAATCAATCCTTCCAATATCTTAGGTAGCTTTTATGCTTTGTTAATGAGTACACATATTTCTTACTTGTTtacaatgaaatttttttttttcaaaatcttggatTGTGGACACAGGAGCCACTGACCATGTTACTCACACCATATCAAATTTTGCAAGTTATAGACACATCAATcctattttagttaaatttttcaaTGGCTCGCAAATTATAACACAGATCATTGGCACCATTTTTTTCACGAAAGACTTATTTCTCACCAATGTATTGTATATTCCATCATTCAATTTTAatctcattttaattttaaaattaactaaaaatttgTATTGTAAGTGTTTTATAACTGACTCAAGGTGTGAGACTCAGAGCTTGAATACCTGAAAGATGATTGACACAGCTGAGGTGGATTAATGACTTTACATACTCAAATTGCCTACAAATCAGAAATTAGTTTCTCCTCCCACTCAAGTCATATCACACATAGCACAAATAGACATAGCACATggattagataataaaaaaattttgtgacaTTTTAGACTAGGACACATGGCACAAGAAAGGATGCATAACATTCAGAAACTGCACCCATTTGTTCATTGTAAAAACAGCATTATACCATGTGATTCTTGCCATTTTTCAACACAAAAGAAATTGCCTTTTATTGATAGTGTTATAGAAATAAAATGTTGCTTTGATCTTGTTCACGTGGATATATAAGGACCCATTTCTACTCCTTCTATTAATAGTTATAAGTATTTTCTTACCATTGTAGATGAAAAAAGTAAATTTAcatggatatttttttttaaactcaaATCAGAGGCAAGTTCCCTCTtacaattttttgttaatttgatTCTAACTCAATTTGGAAAAActataaaatgaataagaagactAGTTGTGTTATCGCCTTAAAACCTTTTTTTATTCCAAAGGCATACAACATCAAACTAGTTGTGTTGAGACTCCACAATAAAGGGTAATGCtaggtaaacaaaaaaaaacagcCGGAACTttccttatttagcattcattaattgtcacaacaattaatgaatgctaaataatgaaagttatggctgtttttggctaatattttttggttaccaaacattttccacaataaaatggtgttgtggagagAAAACACCAAATTATTCTCAACACAGCTAGAGCCCTCATATTTCAATCTAATATTCCTAAAATTTTTTGGCATTTTGTTGTTAGCCATGCTGTCCATCTTATCAATTGAATGCCTAGTAAGAAATTGCATGAAAAATCTTCCTTTCAAATCTTGTTTCATGAATTACCTGATCTGAAAAATTTGAAGATGTTTGGATGTTTAGCTTATACTTCCACTTTACCTGCTAATCGAAGAAAATTAGATAACAGAgctaaaaaatgtatatttttgggATTTAAACAAAGAACCAAAAGATACATTCTATTTGACTTGAATTCTAGAGAACTTTTTATTTCAAGACATGTACAATTTTATGAGCTTCATTTTCCATACAAGTCCAGCGACAATCATTCAAGCTCCTAACATGCATTACACACATGCATACCATCTCACAACATTATTAACCTTGATTTATTCACAATAGATTTTGAGCCATAACATATTTCACACACTCCCACACATATTCCACACGTTATCATGGAACATCCCATGCCTTCCCCTACACAAGCACAAAGCAATGCCTCACGCACTTCAGGCACAACAATGCATGATACATAAGATTCACAAACATCTTTAGCACATTCAGAAAATATACAACTGGCTGAAATTACACCACACACACATATAGCATCGAGAAGGACCACCAGAGAGAGAAGACCCCCTTCTTATTTGTAGGATTATCATTGCATGCTCATGGCTACATCCACCAAAGCCCAAGTGCCAACCACACATAGGTATCCACTTTCTGAGGCAGTAGATTATGATGCTCTTTCGTAAAATCATAAACGTTTTGCACTACATCTCTCATCCAACCCCGAACCAAAATCCTATCAAGAGGCTGTGGTGCACGAATGTTGGAGAATAGCCATTCAAGATGAAATTTTGGCTCTTGAGAACAATAGAACTTGGCATCTAGTTGATTTACTGGTTGGGAAGAGACCCATTGGCTGTAAGTGGGTCTTCAAGACAAAGTAAAATCCCGATAGCACAGTAGAGCGCTATAAAGCGCGATTAGTTGCATAGGAATTCACTCAGAGGCCTGGCTTTGATTTTCTTGACACGTTCAGCCCCGTAGTAAGGATGAACACTCTACGAATGTTACTTGCTGTTTTCATGAGCAGAAACTGGTTTCTTCATCAACTGGATGTCAACACAGCGTTCTTACATGGATACTTACTCGAATAAGTTTACATGCGAGCACCATCGGGTCTTGATGCTCCAAAAGGAAAAGTGTGCAAGTTAGAACGATCCTTACATGGGCTAAAACAAGCAAGTAGAATGTGGAATTTGAAGTTGAGTGGAGTGATACAAAGTCAAAACATGATTATTCTCTTTTTACTAAAGCCATCGAGAATGGATTTACAGCAATTCTGGTTTATGTAGACGACTTCATCCTTTCTGAGAATGACATGGAAGAAATCAGCAATGTAAAAAGGGTCTTGGATGAAAAGTTTAAAATCAAGGATATCGGTAGATTGAAGTACTTTTTAAGACTAGAATTTGCTCATAATTCAAAAGGGTTGGTAATTTGCCAACGCAAGTACACATTAGACCTTTTAGAAGAATTTGGTATGTTGGGGGCCAAGCCAGCAAGCACTCCTATGCAATATTCAGTTGTCCTCTCCAAGAATTTAGGGACGAAGCTGAGTGATTCACTACGGTACAGGAAGCTAGTTGGTAGGTTGTTATATCTCACCAACACTCGACCAGATATTTCGTATGCTGTAGGATATTTGAGCCAATGTCTCAACTGTCCCACTGATCAACATTTTCAAGCAGGTCTCCATGTGCTTCGGTATCTCAAGGGTAATTCGAGTTCAGGGTTGTTTTTTGCCAAAGACAATAACTTGAAACTCACAGGGTTTGTTGATTCGGACTGGACAATTTGCCCAGATATTAGAAGATCTGTaactgattattattattttttgggtgGAACTCTTGTATGTTGGCACAGCAGGAAGTAAACTAGTGTCTCATGTTCTCCATCAGAAGTAGAATACAAGACAATGAGCCAGGCAACTAGAGAAGGACAATGACTGCTATATCTTCTCAAAGAACTCCAGGCTGAGCATAAGACACTTTTTAGTCTCTTTTACGACAATCAATCTGCTCTTCACATAGCTGCGAATCCTGTCTTCCATAAAAGGCAAAGTATTTGGAAGTAGACTATCATTTGATCAGGACAAGACTcaaaaaagaatgataaaattacTGCCCGTCAAGACAACTGAACAAACGACAGACATTCTTATCAAAATTTTATCTCCAATTTCCTTCAACTCATGTAGTAGCAAGCTGGAATTATTGAATCTCTATACTCCCAGCTTGAAGACGGATATCACGTGACTATCATGCTTAATTAAAAAATGATTAATGATAATGTAACCTAATTAGTTATAGCTTGTACATGATACTGTATTTTCAATGATTCAGTTCCACCGTTCACCTTTACGTTccttgtttttttctctttttcttgctAACCTCTCCAGTCtccattcttttttatttattgttgttaTGCTCCCAATACCTCTGCCCTTTATTACATACAAAaagatttatgtttttattttttttgagaatAACATTTGGAACATAAGTTATCACCACTCATCACTATttatgtttttaattattttttttataaactgttATGACTTATAGTAGTAGTTTTTACTTTATCAATCTCTCTTAcaatttgtaataatttttgtGTGTGACTAACTTATAACGATTTAGTCTTTACATAATGTTATACGtaaatcctattttatttaaagaaaattatatggtacagatctaaatctgtataaatttaaagatttgtttacttaaaCCACATTttctaaagccacacttttcacttaaaaccgtagctcttcacaaagaaaaacgtcacctaatggaaaaaagtaaattagaaaatttaagagaagaaataattaagttatcaaaattaatagatcaaaaattaatgattttaactaatgttaactgtaatgacaccgaattcttaaaatcaatacaaaatgatttttctcaaaatctttattttactataagttttattgaaggacttcaaaaacctgaaaaaacttatttttcacacggaatttctaagaaatgttaccatggaaatgatttcccacatctttatcatacttttaacccacaattaaattctatagtagatatgcttgaagaaatattagtatctataaaatttcaaagaaataaggaaaaagaaaatcccaaagaagaaaaatttcaaaatataatcaacataacagatttaaaagtaaaaccaccactaaaattatgaatattgaagaaaaattagaagaagttacaatgctttttaaacaattaaaaatggctcaagaaaataatattatggaacagggatttcagatagaagaagaattagtaaattctgaaaatatagaaaatgaagaacacatcctagattattcaagtgacgaagaaccagcaattccaatacaagtaaaaaatgaagctggaacatctagggataatcaatctcaatttaaatgggaaacaggttttgataattatgcttttaaaaaaggatttataaataaagattcaaaatatacaaaaacaccatcaaaatacgttcctaaaatccaggaaatggaaggagaaagaatgctcgatttagactgtaaaaagaatgaaaaagaaatcttcgaaaactggttgaattccttcttattagaagcctttactaatccaaaacttaatgaattatctggaagagatatttggaattacatagggtttcatactaaaggagctataagagattatatgacatcaatagaaaaccaaataatagaagaattagcaacaaaaacaacagcttatgataagatattatatataatgatgattctatataaagaattttttggaaaaaatattatagatcataaacaagaagtctataataaagaatatcaagaagcaaaaaatcatttagctaacattcaaatatatgatctatgtaatgtggagtcttatatatgtgaatatagaatacattattacaaattaaaataagaagataaaaatcattatcttagtatgtatataacaaaacttccatatcctgctaatgaatttattatgggaagatttataagagaaataaatagaggaacaattgaaaataattttggtggagcaacctctacaataagagaggaaataaaagaacgttgtatgcaagaagcaactcaaaaaagatttgcaaatataattagaatttgctgtgaggataatgaagagatacctcaaaaatatggtcttaataaaaattttcaaagaaaatgaaaatatcaatttagaaaaagaaaatactatccaaactggagaaaaaagaggtattttagaaaaagaaataacaataaaaacaaaagacaaaaaagtgattattgcccgaataaaaaaaaaattgtaagtgttggtattgccaagaagaaggacactatgcaaatgaatgtccgaaaaagaaggataaaaaggatcttactaaacaaatagaaattgctaagtcctgtttcatggaaccattagaagaatctgatgataacttagactatatttttgaatatgtctcagaaacagactcagagactgagtaataatgctacatt is drawn from Arachis hypogaea cultivar Tifrunner chromosome 12, arahy.Tifrunner.gnm2.J5K5, whole genome shotgun sequence and contains these coding sequences:
- the LOC140176617 gene encoding uncharacterized mitochondrial protein AtMg00810-like, whose product is MEEISNVKRVLDEKFKIKDIGRLKYFLRLEFAHNSKGLVICQRKYTLDLLEEFGMLGAKPASTPMQYSVVLSKNLGTKLSDSLRYRKLVGRLLYLTNTRPDISYAVGYLSQCLNCPTDQHFQAGLHVLRYLKGNSSSGLFFAKDNNLKLTGFVDSDWTICPDIRRSVTDYYYFLGGTLVCWHSRK